One window of Pseudacidobacterium ailaaui genomic DNA carries:
- a CDS encoding TIM barrel protein — translation MHTEDRYERVLDQLDGFVIEIPSWGFANTGTRFGKFLQAGAAAALEEKFADAAQVHGLTGATPSLALHVLWDLPGGVADVAKVTQMVSRYGIRAGSINPNLFQDQEYKFGSICNPDPAVRRKAVDHLLDSVEIAKALGSQDISLWVSDGSNYPGAQSIRKRIVWMEEALQATHEAMNDGQRLLIEYKPFEPAFYFTDIADWGMAAHLAQHVGPRAFVLVDTGHHYQSQNIEQIVAWLLHLRRLGGFHFNDRRYADDDLTIGSIDPYQVFRIFHEILSESDRNVTESVAYMIDQSHNIKGKLEAMVQTVVTAQELYAKALLVDRERLAELQSASRTVEAEECLRDAFWTDVRPLLKSWRERRGLPADPLSALRESGYVEKIERERGARNATFTSSYA, via the coding sequence ATGCACACAGAGGACCGCTACGAGCGGGTTTTGGATCAGCTAGATGGCTTTGTCATTGAAATTCCTTCCTGGGGTTTTGCCAATACCGGCACGCGGTTCGGCAAATTTCTTCAGGCAGGGGCCGCAGCGGCCCTGGAGGAAAAATTTGCAGATGCGGCCCAGGTGCATGGTCTGACCGGGGCCACCCCCTCGCTGGCGCTCCATGTGCTGTGGGACCTACCCGGTGGTGTTGCCGATGTGGCAAAGGTAACGCAAATGGTCTCCCGATATGGCATCCGGGCCGGTTCGATCAATCCAAACCTGTTCCAGGACCAGGAGTACAAATTCGGGTCTATCTGCAATCCGGACCCTGCTGTGCGCCGTAAAGCCGTAGATCATCTGCTGGACTCGGTTGAGATCGCAAAGGCGCTGGGGTCACAGGACATTTCCCTATGGGTGTCCGATGGTTCGAATTATCCGGGTGCTCAGAGTATTCGGAAGCGGATTGTCTGGATGGAGGAGGCGCTGCAGGCCACGCATGAAGCCATGAATGACGGCCAGCGCCTTTTGATCGAATACAAGCCCTTTGAACCGGCGTTTTATTTTACCGACATCGCCGATTGGGGAATGGCCGCGCATCTGGCGCAACACGTGGGGCCGCGGGCCTTTGTTCTGGTAGATACCGGACACCATTACCAATCACAGAACATTGAGCAGATCGTCGCCTGGCTTCTGCATCTGCGGCGCCTGGGCGGGTTCCATTTCAACGACCGCCGCTATGCCGATGATGACCTGACCATTGGATCGATTGATCCGTACCAGGTGTTCCGGATTTTCCATGAGATCCTGAGCGAGTCGGACAGAAACGTAACTGAATCGGTTGCATACATGATTGACCAGAGCCATAACATTAAAGGCAAGCTGGAAGCGATGGTGCAGACCGTGGTCACAGCGCAGGAGCTTTATGCCAAAGCGCTTCTTGTAGACCGCGAGCGTCTGGCGGAGTTGCAGTCTGCATCCAGGACGGTGGAAGCTGAGGAGTGTCTGCGCGACGCATTTTGGACAGATGTACGTCCCTTGCTGAAGAGCTGGCGTGAGCGGCGTGGTCTGCCGGCAGATCCATTGAGTGCGCTTCGCGAAAGCGGGTATGTGGAAAAGATTGAGCGTGAGCGGGGCGCGCGAAACGCTACGTTCACGAGCAGTTATGCGTGA
- a CDS encoding bifunctional rhamnulose-1-phosphate aldolase/short-chain dehydrogenase gives MSPVAEPAKKLNLKYLEDRWNDTEAAGMDEPERLRYRSNLLGSDLRITNFGGGNTSSKIDQSDPLDGSTKRVLWVKGSGGDLGSIKRSGFATLYLDKLLALEALYKGAEFEDEMVDYYPLCTFGINPVAASIDTPLHGFLPFAHVDHLHPDCAIALAAAANGREKMEQFNREYDHKLIWLTWQRPGFELAMMLKRAVAENPGCDGVVLGGHGLFTWGETHRECYANTLTIIDELTDFIEKHIQRKGKAIFGGQKRRPLDNRSDLALEILPFLRGRVSQQKRLIGTYCDLPEVLEFVNSTDAAKLAYLGTSCPDHFIRTKIRPFFVDWDPASDLSVLKEQIESGLEQYRKDYVSYYQGHRDPSSPAMRDPNPTVVLIPGIGMFSFGKNKPESRITGEFYVNAIHVMKGAAALDEGRVSGTVPQCGSAALASDFKVEDNYVALPASEAFRIEYWKLEEAKIRRQPPEKELSRQIALVVGGGSGIGREVALLAAERGAHVVVADRDFAGAERVAEEVKSVAGKEAALAVSVDIRSREAIRAAMRETVKAFGGLDILVNTAAIFPSSPDGVITEAQWALTLEINVTANFLLVDEIGKLLRDQGLAANVVLTSSANAVVPKKGSEAYDVSKAALSHLVRELAVSQAPLVRVNGISPATVVKGSTMFPRDRVIASLKKYEIPFDAKLSDDDLRNLLAKFYAKRTLTHQPIDPRICAEAILFLAGPKAPCTTGHLIPVDGGLADAFLR, from the coding sequence ATGTCTCCCGTCGCCGAACCGGCAAAAAAACTGAACCTGAAATATTTGGAAGACCGTTGGAACGATACGGAAGCAGCCGGGATGGATGAGCCAGAACGACTGCGCTATCGCTCGAACCTGCTGGGCTCGGACCTGCGCATTACCAATTTTGGCGGCGGCAATACGAGCTCCAAGATCGATCAGTCCGATCCTCTTGACGGCAGCACAAAGCGGGTGCTGTGGGTGAAAGGAAGCGGCGGAGACCTGGGCAGCATCAAGCGAAGCGGTTTTGCCACGTTATATCTCGACAAGCTGCTGGCGCTTGAAGCGCTTTACAAAGGCGCGGAGTTTGAGGATGAGATGGTGGATTACTATCCGCTCTGCACCTTTGGCATCAATCCGGTGGCGGCTTCGATTGATACTCCGCTGCACGGCTTTCTGCCTTTTGCCCATGTAGACCATCTGCATCCAGACTGCGCGATTGCGCTGGCAGCGGCGGCCAATGGTCGCGAAAAGATGGAGCAGTTCAATCGCGAATACGACCACAAGCTCATTTGGCTGACGTGGCAGCGTCCAGGCTTTGAGCTGGCCATGATGCTCAAACGTGCTGTGGCGGAAAATCCGGGCTGCGATGGTGTGGTCCTCGGCGGACACGGGCTATTTACCTGGGGAGAGACCCATCGCGAATGTTACGCAAACACTCTTACGATCATTGATGAGCTGACAGACTTCATCGAGAAGCATATTCAGAGGAAGGGCAAGGCGATTTTTGGCGGCCAGAAGAGAAGGCCACTCGACAACCGAAGCGATCTGGCGCTGGAGATCCTTCCCTTTTTGCGCGGCCGTGTTTCCCAGCAGAAGCGGCTCATCGGGACCTACTGCGACCTTCCGGAAGTGCTGGAGTTTGTGAACTCGACGGATGCCGCAAAGCTGGCATACCTGGGCACCAGCTGCCCTGACCACTTCATCCGCACGAAGATTCGTCCCTTCTTTGTAGACTGGGACCCAGCCAGCGACCTCAGTGTTTTGAAAGAACAGATTGAGTCCGGGCTGGAGCAGTATCGTAAAGATTACGTAAGCTACTATCAAGGCCATCGCGATCCTTCTTCTCCGGCCATGCGGGATCCCAATCCGACCGTTGTGCTCATTCCCGGCATCGGCATGTTCAGCTTTGGCAAAAATAAACCGGAGTCACGCATTACTGGCGAGTTTTATGTGAACGCCATCCATGTGATGAAAGGCGCAGCTGCGCTTGACGAGGGAAGAGTTTCAGGAACCGTTCCGCAGTGCGGATCGGCTGCGCTGGCCAGTGACTTCAAAGTAGAAGACAATTACGTAGCGCTGCCTGCGTCGGAAGCCTTCCGCATCGAATACTGGAAACTTGAAGAGGCGAAGATTCGCCGCCAGCCTCCGGAGAAGGAATTGAGTCGACAGATTGCTTTGGTCGTCGGAGGCGGCAGCGGTATCGGCAGGGAAGTGGCCCTGCTGGCGGCCGAGCGTGGCGCGCATGTTGTTGTTGCCGATCGCGATTTTGCTGGGGCAGAGCGGGTTGCAGAGGAAGTGAAGAGCGTTGCGGGCAAAGAAGCGGCCCTGGCAGTTTCCGTGGACATCCGCAGCCGCGAGGCCATTCGCGCCGCAATGCGCGAAACGGTGAAGGCCTTTGGCGGACTCGATATTCTGGTCAATACGGCTGCCATCTTTCCTTCCTCCCCAGACGGGGTCATTACAGAAGCGCAATGGGCCCTCACGCTGGAGATCAATGTGACTGCGAACTTCCTGCTGGTGGATGAGATTGGCAAGTTGCTGCGCGACCAGGGGCTTGCGGCCAATGTGGTGTTGACCAGCTCGGCCAATGCTGTGGTCCCGAAAAAGGGAAGCGAGGCCTATGACGTGAGCAAGGCAGCGTTGAGTCATCTTGTGCGTGAACTGGCCGTTTCACAGGCGCCACTGGTGCGTGTCAACGGCATCAGTCCGGCAACGGTTGTAAAGGGTTCGACCATGTTTCCGCGCGACCGTGTGATTGCCTCGCTCAAAAAATACGAGATTCCGTTTGATGCAAAGCTGAGCGATGATGACCTGCGGAACCTGCTGGCAAAGTTCTATGCAAAGCGCACGTTGACGCACCAGCCGATTGACCCGCGCATCTGTGCCGAGGCCATTTTGTTTCTTGCGGGCCCCAAGGCCCCATGCACCACCGGTCACCTGATTCCTGTGGATGGTGGTTTGGCCGATGCATTCCTGCGCTAG